The Primulina eburnea isolate SZY01 chromosome 13, ASM2296580v1, whole genome shotgun sequence genome includes a region encoding these proteins:
- the LOC140809406 gene encoding probable CCR4-associated factor 1 homolog 11 — protein MTSDDHKPDCGEPIKIREVWSDNLESEFELISDLIDSYPFLSMDTEFPGVIYKHQQFNPTGHRRQRLSPSDNYLTLKSNVDALNLIQVGLTLSDASGNLPDLGSGERYIWQFNFSDFDLSCDPHSPESIDLLKAHGIDFEKNKTSGIDSARFAELMMSSGVVCNQAVSWVTFHSAYDFGYLVKILTRRELPFGLGEFLEVLRVFFGNKIYDVKYLMRFCQSLYGGLDRVARALDVDRVVGKCHQAGSDSLLTWHAFQKMRAVYFVEQGLEKHAGVLYGLEVY, from the coding sequence ATGACTTCCGACGACCATAAACCTGATTGCGGTGAACCTATAAAGATCCGAGAAGTATGGTCCGATAACCTCGAATCGGAATTTGAATTGATATCGGATCTCATCGATAGCTACCCGTTTTTGTCCATGGACACGGAGTTTCCGGGGGTTATCTACAAGCATCAGCAGTTTAACCCCACGGGCCACCGTCGTCAGAGGCTGTCTCCTTCCGATAACTATTTGACCCTCAAGTCAAACGTCGACGCTTTGAACCTCATCCAGGTCGGTCTCACCCTTTCCGACGCGTCCGGAAACCTACCGGATCTGGGATCCGGCGAGCGCTACATCTGGCAGTTCAACTTCTCCGACTTCGACCTGTCATGCGATCCCCACTCTCCGGAGTCCATCGATTTGCTGAAGGCCCACGGGATCGACTTCGAGAAGAACAAGACCTCCGGCATCGACTCGGCCCGCTTCGCGGAGTTGATGATGAGTTCCGGCGTGGTGTGCAACCAGGCCGTCAGCTGGGTGACCTTCCACAGCGCGTACGACTTCGGGTACCTGGTGAAGATACTCACGCGCCGGGAGTTGCCTTTCGGGCTTGGCGAGTTTTTGGAGGTTCTGAGGGTGTTCTTTGGAAATAAAATCTACGACGTCAAGTATCTGATGCGGTTCTGCCAGAGCCTGTACGGCGGGTTGGACCGGGTGGCCCGGGCTTTGGACGTGGACCGGGTTGTGGGGAAGTGCCATCAAGCCGGGTCGGATAGCTTGCTGACGTGGCACGCGTTTCAGAAAATGAGGGCTGTATATTTTGTGGAGCAGGGGCTTGAGAAACATGCCGGGGTGTTGTATGGATTAGAAGTTTATTGA
- the LOC140810683 gene encoding uncharacterized protein codes for MNNADVSKQIQQMVRFIRQEAEEKANEISISAEEEFNIEKLQLVEAEKKKIRQEYERKERQIQVRRKIYARAYLVEQLPDDAKHVFLNPYICEFFEILQNILYFDGFFLDCIMLFSYQTSFCSSSACLSSVKSQATRERAENVAQVVLWKYLAALNVGVNAEFHSSAIVVYVCLR; via the exons ATGAATAACGCCGATGTATCGAAGCAGATCCAGCAGATGGTTCGTTTCATCCGCCAAGAAGCCGAGGAGAAGGCCAACGAGATCTCCATTTCCGCCGAAGAA GAATTCAACATCGAGAAGTTGCAGCTAGTTGAAGCGGAGAAGAAGAAGATCAGACAGGAGTATGAGCGTAAAGAGAGACAAATTCAAGTCcgcaggaaaat ATACGCAAGAGCCTATTTGGTCGAACAGCTGCCTGACGATGCAAAACATGTATTTCTGAATCCATATATTTGTgagttttttgaaattttgcaaAATATATTGTACTTTGATGGCTTTTTTCTGGATTGTATCATGTTGTTCTCGTATCAAACTTCCTTCTGTTCATCAAGTGCCTGCCTATCATCAGTGAAGTCACAGGCGACTCGTGAGCGAGCCGAAAACGTAGCTCAGGTTGTTTTATGGAAGTATCTGGCAGCACTGAATGTTGGTGTTAATGCTGAGTTTCACAGTTCTGCAATTGTTGTTTACGTTTGCTTGAGATAA
- the LOC140809663 gene encoding LOW QUALITY PROTEIN: NAC domain-containing protein 89-like (The sequence of the model RefSeq protein was modified relative to this genomic sequence to represent the inferred CDS: deleted 2 bases in 1 codon) — MGDENSKNTPLSRNSMEISIAEASAMFPGFRFSPSDEELIQYYLKKKLQGFEDGIEVIPELDICRHEPWDLPAQSVIQSDNEWFFFSPRGKKYPNGSQSKRATASGYWKATGKERGVKSGSNQIGTKRTLVFHMGRAPKGQRTEWIMHEYCTAEKSQDDMVVCRLRKNSEFHVGDNSRRNFNNERDASLNNGTIAMLDKEQSHILEGADVAESCSKECSNSYNSNSVEQVDTGHESDEKISNEFDSSSPKQGCEEEEDCYADIMKDDIIKLDYSSLNDIQVPSKHESNMASKQPGQDTDLQGDASWRLRQGKQTPKTYQREPYDTHKADKGNLSIDSVPSLGSHQAAENSIDHFAISKYKVSSMIIFLVILILLVTFLKGDSWKSYELVDVLKFGKWKDINWNRYLPVMWRLQEL, encoded by the exons ATGGGCGACGAAAATTCAAAAAATACACCTTTATCAAGAAACAGTATGGAAATTTCAATAGCAGAAGCTTCTGCAATGTTTCCTGGGTTCAGGTTTTCGCCGTCTGACGAGGAATTGATACAGTATTACCTAAAGAAGAAGCTTCAAGGGTTTGAAGATGGTATAGAAGTCATTCCTGAGCTTGATATTTGCAGACACGAGCCTTGGGATTTACCGG CTCAATCTGTGATTCAATCGGACAACGAATGGTTCTTTTTCTCTCCTCGTGGGAAGAAGTATCCAAACGGATCTCAAAGCAAAAGGGCGACTGCTAGTGGATACTGGAAGGCCACAGGTAAAGAACGCGGTGTAAAATCGGGTTCGAATCAGATTGGGACGAAGAGGACTCTGGTTTTCCACATGGGCCGGGCACCAAAAGGGCAGAGAACAGAGTGGATAATGCATGAGTATTGTACAGCTGAAAAATCTCAG GACGACATGGTTGTTTGCCGCCTTCGCAAAAACAGTGAATTTCATGTGGGTGACAATTCGAGAAGGAATTTTAATAATGAAAGGGAT GCATCACTTAATAATGGTACAATTGCGATGCTTGATAAGGAACAATCTCACATCCTCGAAGGAGCCGATGTGGCTGAGAGCTGTTCTAAGGAGTGTAGTAACAGTTACAACTCTAACTCTGTGGAACAGGTTGACACTGGTCATGAATCTGATGAGAAAATTAGTAATGAATTTGACTCGTCAAGCCCGAAACAG GGTTGCGAAGAGGAAGAGGACTGTTATGCCGATATAATGAAAGATGACATCATTAAACTAGATTATTCCTCACTAAACGATATTCAAGTGCCTAGCAAACATGAATCCAATATGGCATCTAAGCAGCCAGGTCAGGATACCGATCTTCAGGGCGATGCGAGTTGGCGGCTCAGACAGGGAAAACAAACACCAAAAACTTACCAGAGAGAGCCATATGATACTCACAAGGCTGATAAAGGAAATCTTTCCATCGACAGTGTCCCAAGTTTGGGTTCTCATCAGGCAGCAGAGAACTCAATTGATCACTTTGCCATTTCAAAATACAAAGTTTCATCCATGATTATCTTTCTGGTCATCCTAATCTTACTGGTAACCTTCTTAAAGGGAGATTCCTGGAAATCTTATGAGCTAGTTGATGTCTTGAAGTTCGGAAAATGGAAAGATATCAACTGGAATCGTTACCTCCCTGTCATGTGGAGATTACAAGAATTATAA